Proteins encoded by one window of bacterium:
- a CDS encoding three-Cys-motif partner protein TcmP: MSNDDSGHRFGGDWTTAKLEVISRYLQEYTKALKNQPFRKIYIDAFAGTGYREVRTREGKSQTLLLPDLADPEPQSLLEGSALSALSIEPAFDGFVFVEKRADRCDELEKLKLKYPAKSSQIEIRHGEANDKIREICRSNWRNKRAVLFLDPYGMQVEWETINAIAATRAIDLWLLFPLGIGVNRLLTRSGDIPGSWRKRLDLLLGTQDWYEAFYRVERTPTLFDSEAEHVVKASTESIGRFFVDRLRAIFAGVADRPGVLRNSSRNPLYLLCFAAANERGAPIAVRIANHLLRDMQ; this comes from the coding sequence ATGTCGAACGACGATAGCGGTCATCGATTTGGCGGCGATTGGACAACGGCCAAGCTCGAAGTCATTTCGCGATACCTTCAAGAATACACAAAGGCGTTAAAAAACCAGCCGTTTCGAAAAATCTACATCGACGCGTTTGCTGGAACGGGATATCGCGAAGTACGGACGCGTGAAGGCAAATCGCAAACACTCTTGTTGCCGGATTTAGCGGATCCCGAACCGCAGTCGCTCCTGGAAGGCTCCGCTCTTAGCGCGTTGAGCATCGAACCAGCGTTCGACGGATTCGTTTTCGTCGAAAAGCGTGCTGATCGCTGCGATGAGTTGGAAAAGCTAAAATTGAAGTACCCCGCCAAGTCCTCGCAAATCGAAATACGACACGGCGAAGCGAACGATAAGATCCGCGAGATTTGTCGGTCGAATTGGCGCAACAAACGTGCGGTTCTTTTTCTTGATCCGTATGGAATGCAAGTCGAATGGGAGACCATCAATGCGATCGCGGCGACGCGCGCCATCGACCTCTGGTTGCTGTTTCCGCTTGGTATCGGCGTAAACCGGCTGCTTACCCGTTCAGGCGATATCCCAGGTTCCTGGCGAAAGCGTCTCGATCTACTGCTCGGCACACAGGACTGGTACGAAGCGTTTTATCGCGTGGAAAGAACGCCGACACTGTTCGATAGCGAGGCCGAACATGTTGTCAAAGCGTCGACTGAATCGATTGGCCGTTTTTTCGTCGATCGTCTTCGCGCAATATTTGCCGGCGTTGCCGACCGTCCGGGCGTGCTTCGGAACTCGTCGCGCAATCCGCTATACTTACTTTGCTTCGCAGCGGCTAACGAGCGCGGAGCGCCTATCGCCGTAAGGATCGCAAACCATTTGCTA